The Aphidius gifuensis isolate YNYX2018 linkage group LG2, ASM1490517v1, whole genome shotgun sequence DNA window GTCTGGGTGGTCCAAATAttgatacttttattttatattttttttttttcattcaactcTGAAACTcgatatgaatttaaaatgttttttttttttaaagcaaatAATACCAGTAAatttactaataaaaataaggggtcattaatatttattttttattttttagttaatcaAGTTCATGGAGTTCTAACTTCAACCCCACCAAAATTATCGATTAAAAATGCTACGGATTTGAAGCATAACTCGTCGTTGTTTGGCCATGGCAGAAATGCAACAGCTTTATTTAATTCTACAAttcttaataaaaattctacaatTGTTTCGGCTTGGTCAAATTCCACTTCAGCATCAAACTCTACAATTTATGGTGGCAACACTACTCTGTCTCGAAATTTGACTGGATCAATAGCAGCTCATAATTCAACGAAAGGATTGAATTCAACTATTTCTGGAAACAATTCTACATTGAGCAATACTACTCTATTAAGCAATGCATCATTGACATCAAATTTAACAGCAAATACATCACATAATAATTCCAcaagtttatcaaataattctaCGTTATTGGCTTTGTTGAAAAATTCGACTGTACCTTCAAATTCTACAGGTTCAATTAATAACTCGACTTTGCTGTTAAATTCAACTGCTGCAGCTCATAATAATGCTACATTATTATCCAGAAATGTTACTGCTTCATTGAATTTAACTACAGCTAATTCAACGAGTCACGCAAATTCAACAGTTTTATCTACAAATAAAACGAGCTCAACTACAATACGTCCTggaaatttaacaattatagaATTGAACCATACAGCATCAATTTTGAATTCaactttgatgaaaaatttaacgaGTTCTGTATCGAATGGTAATTCTACTGCTGGATCTAATTCTACAGCATTTAATGGAAATTCTACAGCAATTAATTCAACTGCACATGGAATGAACTTGACATCTGCATCAAATGCAACTGCACAGAATTCAACGATTCTCCCTAATTCTACTGGAGTGATTAATTCTACTTTACATTCTAATGCAAATTCTACAGCAAATTCAACTCTGCATTCTGCTGCAAATTCTACTTTAcattctattttaaattcaacccTACATTCTGCTGCAAATTCAACTTGGAATTCTACTGCAAAGTCAAATTCAAATTCTACTGCAAATTCTACTGCAAATTCTACTGCTAATTCAAGTTCTAATTCAACTTTAAATTCAACAGCAATTTCACATCAAAATTCTACCTTAAATTCAACATTACATTCTACAGTCAACTCAACAATAAATTCTACAGTAATTTCAACAAATCTTACTGTCTCAAACTCATCAGGgcctaatttaaaaaattcatcagcaATCATATCCAATTCTTCTATCGATgcaaattcaataaaattagcgaaatattttcaaaattcaacaacaaaaataccacctaaaaaaaaatatccaaattttaattttatcgtaAAAGATAATGTCACTGGGATACCATGTTTGTTGGCAAACTTTTCAATGACTTTGACAgccatttattataaaacagACCACACGGTGAGTTATGTTAGCCAACACTTTATCAACGTAAATttatagctttttttatttcaaaaaatatttatttaaccgcttctaaaaaaatatatattagctggcaaataatttatatatacttttgacATTACTTTGTTTATTCAGGTTGCAACTCATGCACTCCAAGTACCAGACACAGCAATAACAACTGGTACATGTGacgaaaaaaattcacaaatgATAATAGCATGGAAAGAAATTGATAACacaacattgaaaaaaaaaaatgataataccaCAATGATAACTGATGAATGgaataaagtatttttaaattttataaaacatggCTCACAAGCAACTCTCAATCAAATTGGggcaattatttttctagataaaaaaaatttccctcAAGCAATCGGTAAATTTTCTTTGCCAATAATTtaactttgtttatttaaaaataaattgtcaataaatttaaaaataattaaataaattctttcaaCAGGTAAAACTGTAACAGGAAATTCTACACAAGACTTGAAATTATTCGaaacaaatattgaaaaaggCAACTACATCTGCGATCTTACTAGAAAAATTGATGCAGGAAATGTATCAATAACAATTGGAAAAACATCCCTAATTGCATTCAAttcaaatgatgatttttcatcaagaaatggtaaataaatttatccagtttatagattttaaattagatgaataaataataataattgtttatttctttttcaaatttaaatagcGGAACTTTGTCCAACTCAATCAGGAGCAATAACCAAAGCAACTGGAATGAGTATCGGTGCAATAGTCGGTTTAGTTGCTGgcattatattgttaatttgcGGTggagtttttttaataacagcaAAAGCAAAAACTGCATTTTCAACAACTCAACTtccttaaaataaaattaacactaAAATCCAAATTAACATAATTCAATTAGattattttcttgttaatatctataaaatttaaaaaatattatttaaaaaaaatttatataatataattatattttattttgatgattattatattatagtCACGAAAATTAATGTGATATTTTagacaataatattttcaataattaaaataagtaaatattatttatgtctttatgaaaaatattaaaataaaaaaaataaattcacacgATTGTATAAGAAGtaattcatgaaaaaataaatagttttatttaaatttaatattaaatgtaaaataaaaatatgatctTCTAGTTTACACATGGCGttgggaaaaaaatataattataaacgaTTTTGGTATATGTAACAACGAACAATTCAAACTATCACCGGTTATGCTCGTCACGGATACGCCCACCCCAATTGCCCATTTTATGAGGTAAACTTAAAACGTTTATCGCGTCATCTGCCCTATCGTCGTGCGAAATTCAGTGCAACCCCCCCTAAACTCTCAtgctattaatttaattgttattttctatattctcAGTCTATTTTCCCATTTGAGAAAAACGGTTATTCAATATACATaagcaaattaaaaatgttaccaacaagcaattgaaaaaaagtaattattgtttaaaaaaaattataaataaattattcaagtaaatttgattattttgtattcaataataaaaatataaaatttaatatgataaaaatacctTGTTAGAGATTAGAGAATGATGTGTGATCGATGAGAGATTGCCATTGTTAATTTGGACAGGGTGAACAACCACTCCCCTCGTTTAACACCTggacaaaaatatatcattgttAATAACACATGTTGTAATAAAccatatcaatttaaaataataaacaattaaaaaaaaaattaatataaaacgcAATTTTATGGGGAATAAACATTATGTAATAATTGTGTTGATTTAGTTAGTGttcattgatgattttattttttctatat harbors:
- the LOC122848513 gene encoding putative GPI-anchored protein pfl2, yielding MMIIMERWLIFGAITLVLAVNQVHGVLTSTPPKLSIKNATDLKHNSSLFGHGRNATALFNSTILNKNSTIVSAWSNSTSASNSTIYGGNTTLSRNLTGSIAAHNSTKGLNSTISGNNSTLSNTTLLSNASLTSNLTANTSHNNSTSLSNNSTLLALLKNSTVPSNSTGSINNSTLLLNSTAAAHNNATLLSRNVTASLNLTTANSTSHANSTVLSTNKTSSTTIRPGNLTIIELNHTASILNSTLMKNLTSSVSNGNSTAGSNSTAFNGNSTAINSTAHGMNLTSASNATAQNSTILPNSTGVINSTLHSNANSTANSTLHSAANSTLHSILNSTLHSAANSTWNSTAKSNSNSTANSTANSTANSSSNSTLNSTAISHQNSTLNSTLHSTVNSTINSTVISTNLTVSNSSGPNLKNSSAIISNSSIDANSIKLAKYFQNSTTKIPPKKKYPNFNFIVKDNVTGIPCLLANFSMTLTAIYYKTDHTVATHALQVPDTAITTGTCDEKNSQMIIAWKEIDNTTLKKKNDNTTMITDEWNKVFLNFIKHGSQATLNQIGAIIFLDKKNFPQAIGKTVTGNSTQDLKLFETNIEKGNYICDLTRKIDAGNVSITIGKTSLIAFNSNDDFSSRNAELCPTQSGAITKATGMSIGAIVGLVAGIILLICGGVFLITAKAKTAFSTTQLP